In the genome of Hyphomicrobium sp. ghe19, the window TTATCGGCCAGCGCGCGCGCCCACGGCTCCCATGTATGGAGACTGGAACCAAACCCATGCAGGAGGATAACAACAGGCGCGCCTCGCGGACCGCTGTTGCGCACGTGAAGCCTAAGTCCATCAACGTCGAGATAGTCGGTCGGCGAGTTGAGATACTTCGCCTCCAGGGTTGTCCGCGAAATATCAGGTGTCCACAGCCACGCGCCGATGGCGATACATGCGAGCAGTACTGCGGACCATGCACCGAGCAATATTGACTTCCTACGCCACATCGAACCACGTGCTTTTAAGACTTAGAGCAGCAACAACGTTACTCAGCTTATGCCAATCGGTCGGAGCCACGGGTCCACTTAGCTTTCGCAGTGCGCGCCTAGGCTCAGATCCATTGGGTTACAAAATGTAGGAACTGAGCGCCATTTCCTGCCTCCTTAGCGCACGAACTTAAAAAGTTTCACGTCAACTGACCCGGAGTGAAAACCCACTTCGCAATACGTGAGATAATATTCCCACATGCGCCTGAAACGCTGATCAAACCCCATGGCTTCAATGCCCGGCCAGGCTGACAGAAAGCGCGAGCGCCAGTCGGCAAGCGTGCGCGCATAACTGGCTCCGAAGGCCTCCTCATGCACGAGCGCCAAGCCCGAACTTGACGCGAGTTCCGCAATCAACGTTTTAGTCGGCAGCATACCGCCCGGAAAAATGTAGCGCTGAATGAAGTCAGGATGCTTGCGGTAGTTGGTAAAGCGCCGTTCATCGATGGTGATTGCTTGCAGGACAGCGACGCCGCCTTCCTTGAGCGTATTGCGGAGTTTGGCGAAATAGACCGGCCAAAATCGCTCGCCAACCGCCTCAAGCATTTCGATGGAGGCGACACGATCATAACGCCCATCAACATCGCGGTAATCCTGCAGCCGTAAATCGGCGGCTCCATTCTCCGTATGCTTTAAATGGCCAAGCGCGTAGGTGAGTTGCTCGCGCGACAGCGTCAAACCCGTGACATGGCAACCGCTCCCCACAATGCGCTTGGCAAGAGCACCCCAACCACAACCGATCTCGAGAACGCGCTCTCCGCCTTCAAGGGCGAGGAGTTCAATGACGCGATCGAGCTTACGGTTCTGAGCGTCCTCCAGGGTGTCCTCGGGGCCGTAAATAGCCGAGGAATAATTCATGCCTGCATCGAGCCACGCCCGATAGAAGGAATTTCCGAGGTCGTAATGAGCCGCGATATTCCTGCGGCTCCCTCGGCGCGTGTTTTCTCGCCGAAGGTGGCTAAGCCTATTGCGCACGCGTGTGAGCCAAGAACCTGCACCGGCACGCGCGAGCACTCGCTCATTGAGCATCCCCCACGCGAGCACAGCTTTCAAGTCCGGCGTCGACCACTCCCCGGCAAGATAGGCGTCGGCAAAGCCGTGCTCGCCATCGAATAGCATGCGCAGGGGCGCGCGCCAGGAACACACATCGATAACAGCCTCTGGCCCCGGTGCATCGCCGCGCCGGACGATTACTGAGCCATCCGGCAGCGAAAGTCGCAATTCTCCCGCATCAATGGGCGGTAGGCTCCGAGCGGTGAGCCTCGACAGAGGCGAACGTGTCGGCAAACAATCCCTCAAACGCATGCGTCCGGTCGTATCGCTCATCTTGATTTCCTGGCTGGCAGATCGCGGGGCACAACGGGGGCGGAGCCATGAGCGTAGACTTTCAGGCCCTTTAGATAGAGTTGCAGCGCGTGCCAATGAATCGCCGCCACAACTTTCAACGTGAGAAATGGAAATGCGAGAAGAGCTGAGAGCAACGCTCGGTCAGTGAGCGATCGCCGCACACCAGATAGAGCGGTTACGATCATCAGTCCGAGATTGTCGTAACCGCGGATCGCAACATTAATGCGATCACCCGGCGGCACGACGCGGAAGGCGTAACGCAAATCCATGCTGAGGAAAGGTGAGACATAGAAAATCTTGTCACATCGCTGATCGATCGTGGCACTCGAGCCCTCTACAGGGATGACGTAGCTGTGGCGCTCGCCAAACGTATTGTGAACCTCATACACGATGGCCTTCAGTTGGCCGCTTGCATCGTGACAAAAATACAGGCTGAGAGGATTGAAGACGTAGCCGAGGATGCGAGGCATCGTCAGCAGAAGTATCTTACCCTCCGCTCGAATATTCGCTTTTCGCAAATGCTCTTCGATTTGCTCACCAAGTGAAGTCGGGCCGCCGTCGCCATGATCTCGATCATGAAAACTGAGCGCATTGAAGCGGTTGCGCGAGAACAACCGCAGCGTCCTTGATAGCGCGTCGATTTCGTCGAGGTCGAGGAGGAGCCAGAACACGCGATAGCGCAGCACGTGCGTCACGGGGCGAACCCGGCGATGCATGACCGAGCCTTGATAGAGCGCCGAACAAAACGTCATGCAGCAACCTCGCATGAATTGGCGATCGCGCGAACAAAAATGCGGCCGGATTCATTGTCGACAGACCAGGGCCTCCGACACCGCGGATCAATCTGTTCGACGACTGCGAGGCCGGCCTGCAAACCGTCTTCATGAAACCCATAACCAAAGTAGGATCCACAAAACCAAAGTCGGCGTTGCCCTTGCAGGGGCCACAGCATTCTCTGCGCGGCTATTGCAGCACTATTGAAGAGGGGATGCTCGTAATAGGTCTCGTAATAAATGTCGCGCGGCTCGACCCGCGGATTGAGCGTGAGAAAGAGCGGCCGCTCTGTCCGAAGACTCTGCAAACGGTTCATCCAATAGGTGATGGTTGGCAACGCACCGTCGCCGTCAGGTGCCCCGATGTAATTCCAGCTTGACCAGACCGAACGCCGCTTCGGCATGAGGGCGGTATCGGAATGCAGGACCGCGCGGTTTCTGCTGTAACGGAACGAGCCGAGTGCAGTCCGCTCCTCGCGGCTTGGGTCCACAAGGAGAGCCAGCGCCTGATCGGCGTGACTTGCAATGACCACATGATCGAATTTCGAAGTGTCGCCTGTCGCGTCCCGAATAAACACGGCCTGCTCACCCGATCTAATATGTGTGACCGGGGTGCCGATATGAATGCGTTTGCGAAACGACGGTGTAAGCATCTCGACATAGTTTCTGCTGCCCCCCGTTACAGTGCGCCAGACGGGCCTGTCTGTCAGCTTCAGCAGACCGTGATTGTCGTGAAAGCGGATGAAGCTCGCGGCCGGATAATCGAGGATTGCGCGAGGGGGCGCCGACCAAATTGCGCCAGCCATCGGCAAGAGATGGTCTTCTCGGAAGGCCGTGCCGTATCGGCGTTCGTCGAGATATTCGCCTAAGGTGATCGACCGATCATCAAGGTCCGCGAGATCCAGCGGAGCAGCTTGGTAGAATCGGCGGAGGTCTCGCAGCATCGACCAGAAGCGGCCGCTCACAATGTTGCGCGGTTGCGCGAAGAGCGTGCCGAGGTGCTTTCCCGAGTATTCGAGCCCACCACCTCGAAGTGAAACCGCTAGAGACATTTCCGTGGGTTGGGTTTGTACCTTCAAATGTTTGAAAAGCGCGGTCAAATTCGGGTAATTCAACTCATTGAAGACTATGAAGCCTGTGTCTACGAATTGGCCTGCGCCTGGCACAGGCACGGAATTCGAATGGCCGCCGATCCTCCGGTCTTGTTCGTAAAGCGTCACGACGTGCCGCTGGCTCAGAAGCCAAGCAGCCGACATCCCGGCGATGCCGCTCCCAATCACAGCAATATTCAGGGCTGCCTCGCCAGCAGTTACGGACATTTGAGCTCTCGCGACAGTTACCTGGAAATCGGTCTTGGGGTTGCCCATCCACGATACGAGTGTGAACACAGTTTGGATCACCCGGCCATGATCCGGCACAGCGCGGGAACCGTAATCATGAGTAGGATGCACTGGACGTCGACCAGCTGGCGCCTGGCGCCGCGAAACCAAAATTCTACAGCGGGAAGCGGATGACAACTTTTTCCTTCATCTCCGCGATCGCTTATTCATTCGCTGCGCTCTCCTTCGCGATGGCTCTCGGATGGCTAGCTTGGCTGAAGACGCGCAACTCCGGCTGGGTCGACACGACCTGGACTTTCAGCCTCGGACTGACGGGCGCCGCGGGCGCCCTGATCGGGGGCGGATTTTCCGCTCGTGCCGTGCTTGTTTCTTCTCTGGTGGCCATATGGGCCGGACGCCTCGGTCTCCATATCGCTCAGAGAACCACGGGCATTACAGATGATCCTCGGTACGCACGGCTCATCGCGGAGTGGGGTCCGGATGCAACGCGTCAGATGTTCTGGTTCGCGCAAAAACAGGCGTGGGTGAGCGTTCCGCTTGCGCTCTCGATCCTAATAGCGGCGTGGAATCCCACGCAAGGACTTCGCCTGCAGGATTTCATCGGCGCTTTCGTGCTTGTCTTCGCAATCGGCGGCGAAGCGCTGGCCGACTGGCAGCTCAATCGTTTTCGCAAAAATCCCGCCAACAAGGGCCGGGTGTGCGATCTGGGTCTTTGGCGCTTCTCCCGACATCCCAATTATTTCTTCGAGTGGGTTTGCTGGCTCGCCTATCCTATCGTCGCCATCGACATCCAGGGCGGGTATCTCTGGGGTTGGCTAGCGATTTCCGGCCCAATCGTGATGTATTGGCTGCTCGTTCACGTTTCAGGCATCCCGTTACTCGAGCAGCACATGCTGGTCCGTTCCGGCGATGAGTTTCGAAACTATCAGTCGCGCACGAACGCGTTTTTCCCGGGTTCACCGCGGAGCGTCTCATGAGATTTGTGGGAATTGCGCCACTGCGCATAGAGGCGCTTTCGAAAATTCATGCGGAGACGTAGCGCATCGCAAGGCACGCGGCAGCGCAGGCAATACCTGTCGCTAGTGCTCCCCAGGCCATATCTACGACGGTGAGCGGTAGCGACCAATTCCTCAAGGTCGCATAGTTCGTCAGGTCGTAGGTCGCGTAAGCAACGGCGCCAAAAAACAACCCATAGAGGAATGCCGTCCGGGCACTCGATGAAAGGCCCGGCAACGCCCCGAAAAACACAGCTCCTGCCCCGTAGAAGAGGTAAAAGACTATGGCAGGAACGACCCTCACGTTAGGTGCGGCCGAGTCTCCGAGGACGGGCAAGTAAAATTTCGGCACCATGACGCTGAGCCAGGCGAAATCCATCAATCCGAATACGATGAGAAATGCCAGGTAGCCCGTCAGAAAAATCATGGATGCCCGCCATCCATCATCGAGTTCAATTGAATTTTGTTCGGGCCGCTCGCTGATTTTTTTCGTTGGCGTCGAGCCTTCGCTATCGTGGCAGAAGGCGCCTGGCGACGGACGGACAGCTCAAAAGCCGCGAATATCGCAAGCAGAGGCAAGAACAAGATCGGCGAGACAATGGGCATGCCAACGTCCTTTTGTGATCGATGTTCGTGCTACGGGGGAAACACGCATTTGGATCTCCCACTCCTCGCAGCGTGCCGTTTAATGTTTTCTTACATCGAGCAAGCCTGTCAGCGCCGAGCACGCTGGACGGTGGTCTTTGGATTTACGACGGTGGCGGCTACGATGAGGGCTCGTGCTATCGCCCGCTGGGCTAGTGCCAAAACCGTGGATGCTTGGTGAATGCCAGCCTAAAGATTTCGAAACTGGCGATTAGGCTAAGACATTGAAAAGAATGGTCGGAGCGAGAGGATTTGAACCTCCGACCCCCAGTCCCCCAGTATGGTCAGCCGGCATTTTCGGGCGGGACACTACGAGTCGTGACAGTCGCGTGTCTCTATTTAATTTCCATAAGTTTCAAGCGAATACCATCTTTGCATCATATTCTGACTTCACATGGCCGGTAGCGTCTTGTCCCGGAGAAGACGCGTGAACCGGGACACCATTGGGACACGGGCATTGAAATTTTGCCCCGCCGAGCGTACCGAGTTGCATGCCCAAGATTGCGTGCAACGTGCTGACCGTCAAGTCACGGCTCAAAGGCGAGCCGGCCGTCTATCAAATAGCGGGCGTTCCCGGCCTCCACCTTGCGGTGCTCGGCAAGGGTCGTGGCTCATGGCGTCTGCGCTATAGACCACGCCGTGGCGCTGAAAAGCGCTGGCTTAAGATTGGTGACGCCCAAGTCATCGAGCTGGGCGATGCAATTACGAAAGCACGGGAGCTAATGGCCGGGCTGCAGCTTGACGGGTTAGACCCGAGATCTGCTGCCGACAGGGAAGCCGCCGCGAAGCTCACCTTCGGGGATTTGTACCTGGAGTGGCTTGACCACCCCGGCCGCAAGCGAACCCTGCGTGAGCGCACGCGTGAGGAATATGATCGCCTTTTTAAAACCCACATTGAAAAGCGCATCGGCTCGATAAAAATCGTGGCGCTCGACAAGGCCACGGTGAAAACCGAAATCGAAGAGATCCGGAAGGCGACCACGAATTTGAAGCGTGGCCAGCGTGGGCTACAGGCGACCAAGGCCCTCACGATCATCCGGGCCGTCTGCCGCTACGCCGTCGCCAAAGAGTATTCGGACAGAGATCCGACGCTCGGCATCGAACGGCCCGTGCCTGTCGCGCACCCCGATGGCAGACAACATAGGCCGCCATCGGACGACGAATTGAAAAAGCTCTGGGCAGGCACCGAAGCTGTGCACCCCAAGAGCCAGCGCGCCTACATGGAGCCGCAGACCCGGCGCGCGTTCAAGTTGTCGATACTGCTGGGCAAGCGCATCAGTGAACTGCTGGGGGCGCAAAAGAGCGAAGTGGAATTCGGACCCAACGCAAACCTGTTCATTCCCGGAAACCGCGAGGGGAACAAAAGCCACGAGGAGCAGCGCGTGCCGCTGCCACCCCTAGCCCAGAAACTCATCACAGAGGCTATGGACACCGATGACACATCGCCGTTCCTTTTTCCCGGTGGCAAAGATCCCCAGAAGACGATGAGCAGGCACACGCCGAGCCACGCTCTTAAAAAGCTCCGGGAGCGGCTAAAGATTGCGGAGAACGTGAGGCTTCACGATTTTCGGGGGCTGATCGTGGACCAACTCGCCGCGATGGGTGTTCCGAGCGAATACCGGTCGCACGTTCTGCACCATACCGGAGACATGCGGGCCACCCTCGCCGCCGAAGTCTACTCGACCTACGACTTCCTTCCGGAAAAGCGCCGGGCGCTGGAGCTTTGGGAAAAACGGCTCCTAGAAATCATTGAGAGCAAAAAGCCATCGGGTTTGCGCTGGTAGACTTTCTCCGGACCCGCATCTTCCGTATACGTCCCGTTAGCTGTAAACGTATACTCTGCATTGTGTACACGTGCACATGCGAAAATCCGCTGTAAACGTCTACCTGAGGCTCGCATGACCAAAGTTATTGCGATTGGTTCCGGAAAAGGCGGCAGTGGTAAAACCACGCTGACCGTGACGCTCGCCGTGCGCGCTTCGAAGGAAGCCAGGCGCGTGGCCATCATCGATCTCAACAGCGACCAGGGAAACTTATCTCAGTGGTGGTTGATCCGTGGGGAGCCTGACAACCCTCTGCTGTTCGATGACTTTGGCGATCTCGATACCCTGCTGTCTACGCTCCGCCGACAGAAATATGAGTGGGTTTTCCTGGACTGCCCGCCGGGCGATCTCGATTTGACCGAAAGCGCGATCATGGCCAGCGATGCCGTGCTTGTGCCTGTGAAGGCCAGTGCCTTCGATGCGTGGGCAGCAGAGTCCGTCACCGAAATCTGTAAGCGTCGCAAAGTTCCGTTTGCTTTCATTCTCACCGCCGTGGACAGCAAAATGAAGACGCTGAACGCGCACGCCATAAAGAACCTGTCGGCTGAAGGCCAGGTGTTCAAATCATCGATGGCCTACAAGGCATCGCAGATCAATGCTGTCGTTGCCGGTAAGGCAGGCTTCGAAGCGGACAAGGAATTGAAGCCGGAAGCCGACGCTATCTTCACCGAACTCAAGTCCTTGGCGGGAGGCACCAATGGCCGATGAGGATGTGAATGATTGGAGCGTGGCCCGTCAGAAGTGGGCGGGCAAGATGGACAACAAACGGAAAGCCCGGAAAGAGCGCGAGCGAAAGCTAGCAACGTCGATTGACAGGCGATCTCTCAAGGCCACCGACCGTGACTCCATCTTCAGTTTCCGAACGAATGCCGATTTGAAGCCGCTCGCCACGAAACTCGCGAAATCGCGCGGACTCGGCATCGGTGAACTCATGGAATCGCTCGTGCTCGCCGCAGCTCGCGAGCAAGAGGCCGACAATGCTTAGGCTGTTCGGAGCGCTCTTCCTCGCGTTTTCCGCGGGCGCATGGGCGTTGGCACTCTTTGGGCAGTGGCCCCTCCACCTGGGTGTGGCGGTATCGCTGATGTTTTCTGGAGCAGCGTTCGCACTTGTGCCGTGGTGGTTTCAGGTGACTGCCGACGACTCCAAGCCGGTCGTCTCGCAGCCTGCACCCGTGAGACCCGAACCCGCGAGAGAAGAGTCGATGATGCCGGTCGGTTCTGTGCCCGCAATCATGCCCGAAGTTTTAGCGCCCGCGAAGGGCAAGAAAATCGAGATCCGCAGAGCCTATGAAGCTTACGTTCTGGCATGCCGACGATCCGGTGCGCAAGCCGTGCCTCCGATCGAATTCGTGCCGCTGATGCAGAGGCTTTGCGGCATGCTCAACATCGAGACGCAACGTCGCGGGGAATACGTGTACCTGCTCGATGTGAACGTAAACAGGTGAAAGGTTTTGGCCAAAATCGGTGGCTCAGCGCTGCGCCGTTGAATTGACCTTAGTTGCGCGCCCGACAATGTGCACCAGCCTCGGCGTGTCGCCTATATAGGCCATAACCTTGGT includes:
- a CDS encoding FAD-dependent oxidoreductase codes for the protein MSVTAGEAALNIAVIGSGIAGMSAAWLLSQRHVVTLYEQDRRIGGHSNSVPVPGAGQFVDTGFIVFNELNYPNLTALFKHLKVQTQPTEMSLAVSLRGGGLEYSGKHLGTLFAQPRNIVSGRFWSMLRDLRRFYQAAPLDLADLDDRSITLGEYLDERRYGTAFREDHLLPMAGAIWSAPPRAILDYPAASFIRFHDNHGLLKLTDRPVWRTVTGGSRNYVEMLTPSFRKRIHIGTPVTHIRSGEQAVFIRDATGDTSKFDHVVIASHADQALALLVDPSREERTALGSFRYSRNRAVLHSDTALMPKRRSVWSSWNYIGAPDGDGALPTITYWMNRLQSLRTERPLFLTLNPRVEPRDIYYETYYEHPLFNSAAIAAQRMLWPLQGQRRLWFCGSYFGYGFHEDGLQAGLAVVEQIDPRCRRPWSVDNESGRIFVRAIANSCEVAA
- a CDS encoding ParA family protein: MTKVIAIGSGKGGSGKTTLTVTLAVRASKEARRVAIIDLNSDQGNLSQWWLIRGEPDNPLLFDDFGDLDTLLSTLRRQKYEWVFLDCPPGDLDLTESAIMASDAVLVPVKASAFDAWAAESVTEICKRRKVPFAFILTAVDSKMKTLNAHAIKNLSAEGQVFKSSMAYKASQINAVVAGKAGFEADKELKPEADAIFTELKSLAGGTNGR
- a CDS encoding cyclopropane-fatty-acyl-phospholipid synthase family protein, coding for MSDTTGRMRLRDCLPTRSPLSRLTARSLPPIDAGELRLSLPDGSVIVRRGDAPGPEAVIDVCSWRAPLRMLFDGEHGFADAYLAGEWSTPDLKAVLAWGMLNERVLARAGAGSWLTRVRNRLSHLRRENTRRGSRRNIAAHYDLGNSFYRAWLDAGMNYSSAIYGPEDTLEDAQNRKLDRVIELLALEGGERVLEIGCGWGALAKRIVGSGCHVTGLTLSREQLTYALGHLKHTENGAADLRLQDYRDVDGRYDRVASIEMLEAVGERFWPVYFAKLRNTLKEGGVAVLQAITIDERRFTNYRKHPDFIQRYIFPGGMLPTKTLIAELASSSGLALVHEEAFGASYARTLADWRSRFLSAWPGIEAMGFDQRFRRMWEYYLTYCEVGFHSGSVDVKLFKFVR
- a CDS encoding DUF1365 domain-containing protein, encoding MTFCSALYQGSVMHRRVRPVTHVLRYRVFWLLLDLDEIDALSRTLRLFSRNRFNALSFHDRDHGDGGPTSLGEQIEEHLRKANIRAEGKILLLTMPRILGYVFNPLSLYFCHDASGQLKAIVYEVHNTFGERHSYVIPVEGSSATIDQRCDKIFYVSPFLSMDLRYAFRVVPPGDRINVAIRGYDNLGLMIVTALSGVRRSLTDRALLSALLAFPFLTLKVVAAIHWHALQLYLKGLKVYAHGSAPVVPRDLPARKSR
- a CDS encoding tyrosine-type recombinase/integrase is translated as MPKIACNVLTVKSRLKGEPAVYQIAGVPGLHLAVLGKGRGSWRLRYRPRRGAEKRWLKIGDAQVIELGDAITKARELMAGLQLDGLDPRSAADREAAAKLTFGDLYLEWLDHPGRKRTLRERTREEYDRLFKTHIEKRIGSIKIVALDKATVKTEIEEIRKATTNLKRGQRGLQATKALTIIRAVCRYAVAKEYSDRDPTLGIERPVPVAHPDGRQHRPPSDDELKKLWAGTEAVHPKSQRAYMEPQTRRAFKLSILLGKRISELLGAQKSEVEFGPNANLFIPGNREGNKSHEEQRVPLPPLAQKLITEAMDTDDTSPFLFPGGKDPQKTMSRHTPSHALKKLRERLKIAENVRLHDFRGLIVDQLAAMGVPSEYRSHVLHHTGDMRATLAAEVYSTYDFLPEKRRALELWEKRLLEIIESKKPSGLRW
- a CDS encoding DUF2177 family protein; translated protein: MIFLTGYLAFLIVFGLMDFAWLSVMVPKFYLPVLGDSAAPNVRVVPAIVFYLFYGAGAVFFGALPGLSSSARTAFLYGLFFGAVAYATYDLTNYATLRNWSLPLTVVDMAWGALATGIACAAACLAMRYVSA
- a CDS encoding DUF1295 domain-containing protein, with the translated sequence MTTFSFISAIAYSFAALSFAMALGWLAWLKTRNSGWVDTTWTFSLGLTGAAGALIGGGFSARAVLVSSLVAIWAGRLGLHIAQRTTGITDDPRYARLIAEWGPDATRQMFWFAQKQAWVSVPLALSILIAAWNPTQGLRLQDFIGAFVLVFAIGGEALADWQLNRFRKNPANKGRVCDLGLWRFSRHPNYFFEWVCWLAYPIVAIDIQGGYLWGWLAISGPIVMYWLLVHVSGIPLLEQHMLVRSGDEFRNYQSRTNAFFPGSPRSVS